Part of the Leptolyngbya sp. BL0902 genome, GCAACAGGCCCAGGTGGGCGGTGTTAAAGATGGCGTCGGCACGGCTGTAGGTGGCGGGCAGAACGCGACGGGCCTCGGCGGTAGAGAGTTCAAAATCGGGAATCGCCACCACCGGAATCACATCGGGGTGCCAGGGCACCGGGCAGAGGGTGGCTTGGCCGTCGTTCCCCGTGGCGGCCAGTTGACAGCCCCCCACCAGCGCTGGAACCACGTTGTCGGGGTGGCCTTCCATCGCGATAGCCATGGCGGCGATTTCGGCTGGGTCTACGGGATTTTCGGCTAACCCATTGGCCCCCAGCAGCCCCCCCACAATGGCGGTGGAGGAACTGCCCAGCCCACGGGCTAGGGGAACCTCTAGGTCAATCGCGATGGCAACGGCGGGAACAGTGATCCCCCGCTGCTGAAAGTAGTAGGCAAAGGCTTGGTAGGCCAGGTTGGAGGCATCGGTGCTGACCCGGTCGGCCTCTTGGCCCTGGGCCGTAATGGCCACGGTGCCGGGGGCTGCATCCAATGCCGCGAAGGTGAAGCGATTGTAGAGGGTGAGCGCCGCCCCCAGGCAGTCAAACCCTGGGCCAAGGTTGGCGGTTGTACCCGGTACGGTAACGGTGATAGGGGTAGCCACGGGACAGCCTCCAATCGCTAGGACATTGCTCAACAGACCAACCAGGTCAGGATGGTAGCACCTTTTGGGGCGTCCTTGGTGGGATGGGGGATCTGGTAGAGATGCTGAGTGCGGAAAGGCATGGATCCCAGGTCAATCCCCCAGTGCCAGCCTGAAACATGATCAAGCAACACCCTTTTATCGCCAGATCGGTTCTTTAATATCCTGTGAGGGGGCAACCCATGGCGTGAGCCTTGTCTATTGTTCAGGCCCTGGCGGTTCCCCCGGTTATTTGTACGTTGAGGAGTGTCATGATCGAAAATTCTCCCCCCATGCCCGATAGCCCCCCACCGGAGGAGGTTGACCCCACGGCCTATCGGCTGCGTCCCCGGGATATTGTCCTGGGGGCACAAATGCTGTTTGTCGCCTTTGGGGCCTTAGTGCTAGTCCCCATTTTGACCGGGCTCAATCCCAACGTTGCCCTCTTTACGGCGGGTCTGGGTACCCTGGTTTTTCAACTGGTGACGGGCGGAAAAGTACCCGTATTTTTGGCCTCGTCCTTTGCCTTTATCGCCCCCATTCAGCTTGGGGTAGAGCAATATGGCCTGGGCGAAACCCTGTCTGGGCTGGCGGCGGCGGGGTTGTTTTACCTAGCGCTCAGCCTGCTCATCTTTTGGCGCGGCCCTGGCTTTCTATCCCGGCTGCTGCCCCCCATTGTCACTGGCCCCGTGA contains:
- the thrB gene encoding homoserine kinase, with the translated sequence MATPITVTVPGTTANLGPGFDCLGAALTLYNRFTFAALDAAPGTVAITAQGQEADRVSTDASNLAYQAFAYYFQQRGITVPAVAIAIDLEVPLARGLGSSSTAIVGGLLGANGLAENPVDPAEIAAMAIAMEGHPDNVVPALVGGCQLAATGNDGQATLCPVPWHPDVIPVVAIPDFELSTAEARRVLPATYSRADAIFNTAHLGLLLRGLETGNGDWLRAALHDRIHQPYRQTLIPGYAEVAQAAQAAGAYGLVISGAGPTLLALTNAAHAAHVCEAMAATWQALGQTVTAKVLSLETKGATVTAG